The Haloplanus salinarum genome includes a region encoding these proteins:
- a CDS encoding metal ABC transporter permease, producing MMHTLHRLGGSIPFEDAIASLLLTVNIFAPIEWFLDHIFGAGMDVLADLLGTPMLGYPYMQRAYLAAVCIALIGPVVGTFLVHREMAMISDTLAHTAFAGVAVGLFLNSALSLTLSPLFTAFVVAVVTALLVELLVEHAGAYSDTSLAIVLTGGFAVGSILITATDGGIAVGIDAYLFGSLATVSTENVGILVLMSVLVGSLVTLVYRPLLYVTFDATAARAARLNVRLYKRLMVVLTALVVVSAMQIMGVILVAAMLVVPVAAAAQVAGSFKQSILLAILAAEFAAIAGVTLSYVYGIAAGGSIVVAAIAVYAVALGFQGLAHRLPTVRRHRSQRPGQTRDGLEADGGERE from the coding sequence ATGATGCACACACTACACCGCCTCGGAGGGAGTATCCCATTCGAGGATGCGATCGCATCCCTCCTCCTCACAGTCAATATTTTCGCCCCCATCGAGTGGTTCCTCGACCACATCTTCGGTGCCGGAATGGACGTGTTGGCCGACCTGCTCGGCACGCCGATGCTCGGGTATCCCTACATGCAGCGGGCCTACCTCGCTGCGGTGTGTATCGCCCTCATCGGCCCGGTCGTCGGAACGTTTCTCGTCCATCGAGAGATGGCGATGATCAGCGACACCCTCGCACACACTGCCTTCGCCGGCGTCGCCGTCGGATTGTTCCTCAATTCGGCCCTCTCGCTCACGCTGTCCCCGCTGTTCACCGCGTTCGTGGTCGCAGTCGTCACGGCGCTACTCGTGGAGTTACTCGTCGAACACGCCGGGGCGTACAGCGACACCTCGCTGGCGATCGTCCTGACGGGCGGGTTCGCCGTCGGCAGTATTCTCATCACTGCAACCGACGGTGGCATTGCGGTCGGCATCGACGCCTACCTCTTCGGCAGTCTGGCGACCGTCTCGACGGAGAACGTCGGGATCCTCGTGTTGATGAGCGTCCTCGTCGGCAGCCTCGTCACGCTGGTGTATCGGCCACTCCTGTACGTCACGTTCGACGCGACGGCCGCCCGCGCGGCGCGACTGAACGTCCGCCTGTACAAACGCCTCATGGTCGTGCTCACGGCGCTGGTCGTCGTCAGCGCGATGCAGATCATGGGCGTCATTCTGGTCGCTGCGATGCTTGTCGTTCCGGTCGCTGCCGCGGCGCAGGTCGCCGGGAGTTTCAAGCAGTCCATCTTGCTGGCGATCCTCGCTGCTGAGTTCGCGGCGATAGCCGGTGTAACACTATCGTACGTCTATGGAATTGCGGCCGGTGGCTCGATTGTCGTCGCGGCGATTGCTGTGTACGCCGTCGCCCTCGGCTTCCAGGGGCTGGCACATCGTCTCCCAACCGTTCGACGGCACCGAAGCCAACGGCCCGGACAGACCCGAGACGGACTCGAAGCCGACGGAGGCGAGAGAGAGTGA
- a CDS encoding FAD/NAD(P)-binding protein gives MTVDGLDTDTTLSGPQSYEYVIIGGGIHGTCLANYLLAEGAYRHQDLRLVDPRDQLLASFETKARQCGMRTLRSTFVHHIGTEPFSLESFAEGAGREAELVSTENYPNRPTLELFLDHARDVIDRHGIDECHLQSRVTGVTRTGAGDRLEVQTDAGSLEARHVVLAIGLGGSRTLPTWGTSLPDDAPLVHVWDDEFDPTTAAEFSGPTYVVGGGITAGQLACCLSEHTDVTLCSRHDLDIELTEADPYWINWRHIEQEIHTLPSGSKARLDRIRAARNDATIPPYVERRLDEARDCDDLEIRRGEIASADATDEGLLVRFDDGTTATNAQVVLATGLDPVPEHPLVGSVAESLSLERGAGGFPVLDDRTLAWRGTDGSRSAVYVSGALAEPSVGPFARNIVGARRVAERLLASRHRAGSERAPSAPRGRS, from the coding sequence GTGACCGTCGACGGACTGGACACCGATACCACGTTGAGCGGGCCACAGTCCTACGAGTACGTGATCATCGGTGGCGGTATTCACGGAACCTGCCTGGCGAACTATCTCCTCGCCGAGGGAGCGTACAGACACCAGGACCTCCGTCTCGTCGACCCTCGCGACCAGTTACTCGCGTCGTTCGAGACGAAGGCTCGTCAGTGCGGGATGCGAACGCTCCGGTCGACGTTCGTCCACCACATCGGCACGGAGCCGTTCTCGCTTGAATCGTTCGCGGAGGGGGCAGGTCGGGAGGCCGAACTCGTCTCGACGGAGAACTATCCGAATCGACCGACGCTGGAACTCTTTCTCGACCACGCTCGAGACGTCATCGACCGGCATGGTATCGACGAGTGTCACCTGCAGTCGAGGGTGACGGGAGTTACCAGGACTGGGGCAGGTGACCGACTCGAGGTACAGACGGATGCTGGGTCACTCGAAGCTCGCCACGTCGTGTTAGCCATCGGACTCGGTGGCTCGCGAACGCTCCCCACGTGGGGGACGTCACTCCCCGATGACGCCCCGCTCGTTCACGTCTGGGACGACGAGTTCGACCCGACGACAGCAGCGGAATTTTCGGGTCCGACGTACGTCGTTGGGGGCGGTATCACCGCTGGGCAACTTGCCTGCTGCCTCTCGGAACACACGGACGTGACACTCTGTTCGCGTCACGACCTCGATATCGAACTGACCGAAGCCGACCCGTACTGGATCAACTGGCGACACATCGAACAGGAGATCCACACACTCCCGTCGGGGTCGAAGGCCCGCCTTGACCGGATTCGGGCCGCCCGCAACGACGCGACGATCCCACCGTACGTCGAGCGTCGACTGGACGAGGCGCGTGACTGTGACGACCTCGAAATCCGACGCGGCGAGATCGCGTCCGCAGACGCGACAGACGAGGGATTACTGGTGCGGTTCGACGACGGTACGACCGCAACGAATGCGCAGGTCGTCCTCGCGACCGGACTCGATCCGGTCCCAGAGCACCCACTAGTCGGATCCGTCGCCGAGTCGTTGTCACTCGAACGCGGGGCCGGCGGCTTTCCCGTCCTCGACGACCGGACGCTCGCGTGGCGAGGGACCGATGGCAGCCGTTCTGCGGTGTACGTTTCGGGAGCGCTCGCAGAACCCAGCGTCGGTCCCTTCGCCCGGAACATCGTCGGCGCTCGTCGAGTCGCAGAACGGCTCCTCGCGTCACGACACAGGGCCGGTTCAGAAAGAGCACCGTCGGCTCCCAGAGGGAGGTCTTGA